One segment of Thermococcus sp. AM4 DNA contains the following:
- the nuoI gene encoding NADH-quinone oxidoreductase subunit NuoI: protein MARVVGEEKVKLKKSFVKPWMGIKYLFKKPVTIKIPFEKIEPAPKYRGFHTLDWKKCVGCNFCGQICPARAIEMTWLEVDGKMEKRPHPKVDYGRCTFCQFCVDVCPTGALGFSEAYILTTDGTEDALELFNWVPIHPDKVRELNEKYGDYRFPVVKIERKADGTYVYHLRDGETIEFKIIGYGIRPPKKPTPAKPAIKSTAKKETSKPAEKKESKPAEKEEKSSQ from the coding sequence ATGGCGAGAGTCGTTGGTGAGGAAAAGGTCAAGCTCAAGAAGTCCTTCGTCAAGCCCTGGATGGGCATCAAGTACCTCTTCAAGAAGCCGGTAACGATAAAGATACCCTTTGAGAAGATAGAGCCGGCTCCAAAGTACAGGGGATTCCACACGCTCGACTGGAAGAAATGTGTAGGCTGTAACTTCTGCGGCCAGATATGCCCGGCAAGGGCAATAGAGATGACCTGGCTCGAAGTGGACGGCAAGATGGAGAAGAGGCCCCACCCGAAGGTCGACTACGGGCGCTGTACCTTCTGCCAGTTCTGTGTAGACGTCTGCCCGACGGGGGCGCTCGGCTTCAGCGAGGCCTACATCCTGACGACCGACGGAACTGAGGATGCCCTTGAGCTCTTCAACTGGGTGCCGATTCACCCGGACAAGGTCAGGGAGCTCAACGAGAAGTACGGCGACTACCGCTTCCCGGTCGTCAAGATCGAGAGGAAGGCGGACGGAACCTACGTCTACCACCTCCGTGACGGCGAGACAATAGAGTTCAAGATAATCGGCTACGGCATAAGGCCGCCCAAGAAGCCCACCCCCGCCAAACCCGCCATCAAGTCCACTGCAAAGAAGGAGACCAGCAAACCCGCCGAAAAGAAGGAATCAAAGCCGGCCGAGAAGGAAGAGAAATCCTCCCAGTGA
- a CDS encoding DUF996 domain-containing protein, producing MVNVRTEKMLGVSGFSLMLLTRIAPPGMDLLLYIAGVIVLLMALRDIGNKLDDGRPFRYGLIGFVGLFVLAIVFAVALLFTGYLDEFLADVPPDVSWGAIVAMFLGMFSLIALHSYFLMKSFSAMHEITGVGEFGWAARLFKWGAVLIFVIVGAFLILLGYVFALVGFAKMPDEIEKVEKGSPENHLEDGLSPGFQLVYAPDDL from the coding sequence ATGGTAAACGTGAGAACCGAGAAGATGCTCGGTGTCTCTGGTTTCAGCCTGATGCTCCTCACCAGAATCGCCCCTCCTGGAATGGATCTTCTCCTCTACATAGCTGGCGTTATCGTTCTGCTGATGGCCCTCAGGGATATAGGGAACAAACTCGACGACGGGCGACCCTTCCGCTACGGGCTCATTGGTTTTGTCGGCCTGTTTGTGCTCGCGATTGTCTTTGCGGTGGCCCTTCTCTTCACTGGCTACCTGGACGAGTTCCTCGCCGATGTGCCGCCTGACGTTAGCTGGGGGGCAATAGTCGCGATGTTCCTTGGGATGTTTTCGCTGATTGCCCTTCATTCCTACTTCCTGATGAAGAGTTTCTCGGCGATGCACGAGATCACGGGAGTGGGGGAGTTCGGATGGGCCGCGAGGCTCTTCAAGTGGGGTGCCGTGTTGATATTCGTGATCGTTGGGGCGTTCCTGATCCTGCTCGGCTACGTCTTTGCCCTGGTTGGCTTCGCAAAGATGCCGGATGAAATAGAAAAGGTAGAAAAGGGCTCACCCGAGAACCACCTGGAGGATGGCCTCTCCCCCGGGTTCCAGCTCGTCTATGCTCCAGACGACCTTTGA
- a CDS encoding NADH-quinone oxidoreductase subunit C, whose product MAVNDKEVKNKVETVEEAPQETQEAKPEFPDTKEGRLVRELLGKAPYAEGSVRRERRVEFRVPAEKIHEFLELASERFEMLIQISVVDWLKEGEFELVYQLWSVSESVHAFVKTRIPRENAEMPTVMDIWPVAETYEREAHEFFGINFKGNPRLGPFILEPREYEKHPFRKDFNTLSYVKAIYGDDFDRYDESKTNYVI is encoded by the coding sequence ATGGCTGTGAACGATAAGGAAGTTAAGAACAAGGTTGAGACCGTTGAGGAGGCTCCTCAGGAGACACAGGAGGCCAAGCCCGAGTTCCCGGACACCAAGGAGGGCAGGCTCGTGAGGGAGCTCCTCGGAAAGGCCCCTTACGCTGAGGGAAGCGTCAGGCGCGAGAGAAGGGTGGAGTTCAGGGTCCCTGCCGAGAAGATACACGAGTTCCTCGAGCTGGCGAGCGAGAGGTTCGAGATGCTCATTCAGATAAGCGTTGTCGACTGGCTCAAGGAGGGTGAGTTTGAGCTTGTCTACCAGCTTTGGAGCGTCAGCGAGAGCGTTCACGCCTTCGTCAAGACGAGGATTCCAAGGGAGAACGCGGAGATGCCCACTGTAATGGACATCTGGCCGGTGGCGGAGACCTACGAGAGGGAAGCGCACGAGTTCTTCGGCATAAACTTCAAGGGCAACCCGAGACTTGGGCCGTTCATCCTCGAGCCGCGCGAATACGAGAAGCACCCGTTCAGGAAGGACTTCAACACGCTGAGCTACGTCAAGGCCATCTACGGTGACGATTTCGACAGGTACGACGAGAGTAAGACGAACTACGTGATATGA
- a CDS encoding proton-conducting transporter membrane subunit gives MFVDWIVGHAIPLLLFIPAVSGVIAWLLDRDSFGELKDVFGLIGGLSPLVIIAITYGRLGDGIKWTVDTGVFKLFFHLGYMSWYLSAVAAVVAAAMAFGMVSTSRSGYEWMFALFSVSGLLGVFLSGDFAGFFLFWELMTFASFMMVLRYNKGASLKYFVLSIIGAYAMLLAIAILYAKTGTLEFQSLRGMIYNSIYGMVPLTKTDTILVYALFLLAFGVKAGTWPLHVWAPDAYSETNQSYTSFFSGALSKAGVYGFVLMFILLGIKLYVDMGTFHGHMVFTYILAWLGAITVVVAGFLAVLQEDLRKLLAYSSVSQVGYIVLALGIGSGIGFAGAFFHILSHAVFKGLFWLITAALILRTGKTKFEDFGGLAEKMPVTFAMALIAVLSLAGIPPMAGFASKWLIYEAAISAHMPLVAGAIFLGSGLAFAYVVRFLYSIWFGQRPSDLEDVEEAPLPLLIGMAILAIPNIVFGIAPGLAVKLINKFIPNSGVAANGYYSISTGVGTYNALSVTLILVVGLAIAGLIYIYGAKARKIPVTDTYQSGNPVTEDYNLSIRRNFYRPLAEALEFWLRYSFDRFYARLARMAEDFADSLREGFYNGNVQSYSWYLAIVLLILALWGVL, from the coding sequence ATGTTCGTTGACTGGATAGTTGGACATGCCATCCCTCTCCTCCTCTTCATCCCAGCGGTCAGCGGAGTCATCGCCTGGCTCCTTGACAGGGATTCATTCGGAGAGCTTAAGGACGTCTTTGGGCTCATCGGTGGCCTTTCGCCGCTCGTGATCATAGCCATCACCTACGGAAGGCTCGGGGACGGAATAAAGTGGACCGTTGACACCGGCGTCTTCAAGCTGTTCTTCCACCTCGGCTACATGTCGTGGTACCTTTCAGCGGTTGCCGCCGTTGTCGCCGCCGCCATGGCCTTCGGCATGGTCTCGACCTCGAGGAGCGGCTACGAGTGGATGTTCGCCCTCTTCAGCGTCTCCGGACTGCTAGGTGTGTTCCTCAGCGGGGACTTCGCGGGCTTCTTCCTGTTCTGGGAGCTCATGACCTTCGCGAGCTTTATGATGGTGCTCCGCTACAACAAGGGGGCCTCGCTCAAGTACTTCGTGCTCAGCATAATCGGCGCCTACGCAATGCTCCTGGCCATAGCGATCCTCTACGCCAAGACCGGAACGCTGGAGTTCCAGTCACTCAGGGGGATGATCTACAACTCCATCTACGGCATGGTTCCACTCACCAAGACCGACACGATACTGGTTTACGCGCTATTCCTCCTTGCCTTCGGCGTTAAGGCCGGGACCTGGCCGCTCCACGTCTGGGCGCCCGATGCCTACAGCGAGACCAACCAGAGCTACACGAGCTTCTTCAGCGGCGCTTTAAGCAAGGCCGGTGTCTACGGTTTCGTCCTCATGTTCATACTCCTCGGCATCAAGCTCTACGTCGACATGGGAACCTTCCATGGGCATATGGTGTTCACGTACATCCTCGCGTGGCTCGGAGCGATAACGGTTGTAGTCGCGGGTTTCTTGGCGGTTCTCCAGGAGGACCTCAGGAAGCTCCTCGCTTACTCCTCTGTCAGCCAGGTCGGTTACATAGTCCTCGCCCTTGGAATCGGAAGCGGGATCGGTTTCGCCGGGGCGTTCTTCCACATCCTCAGCCACGCGGTCTTCAAGGGCCTCTTCTGGCTGATCACCGCCGCCTTAATCCTCCGGACGGGCAAGACCAAGTTCGAGGACTTCGGCGGCTTAGCTGAGAAGATGCCGGTGACCTTCGCCATGGCCCTGATAGCGGTTCTCAGCCTGGCGGGAATTCCGCCGATGGCGGGCTTCGCCAGCAAGTGGCTGATCTACGAGGCAGCGATCAGTGCACACATGCCGCTCGTCGCCGGCGCCATATTCCTGGGCAGCGGTTTAGCTTTTGCCTACGTCGTCAGGTTCCTCTACTCCATCTGGTTCGGCCAGAGGCCCAGCGATCTTGAAGACGTTGAGGAGGCCCCGCTCCCGCTCCTCATAGGCATGGCGATACTCGCGATCCCCAACATCGTCTTCGGCATAGCCCCAGGACTTGCGGTGAAGCTCATCAACAAGTTCATCCCCAACAGCGGCGTTGCTGCCAACGGCTACTACTCGATAAGCACGGGAGTTGGAACCTACAACGCGCTCAGCGTCACCCTGATCCTCGTTGTCGGCCTCGCCATAGCGGGACTGATCTACATCTACGGCGCTAAAGCGAGGAAGATCCCGGTTACCGACACATACCAGTCTGGTAACCCCGTAACGGAGGACTACAACCTCAGCATAAGGAGGAACTTCTACAGGCCTCTAGCCGAAGCCCTTGAGTTCTGGCTCAGATACAGCTTCGACAGGTTCTACGCCAGGCTGGCCAGGATGGCGGAGGACTTCGCAGACTCACTGAGGGAGGGCTTCTACAACGGAAACGTCCAGAGCTACTCATGGTACCTCGCGATCGTGCTGCTGATCTTAGCGCTGTGGGGGGTGTTGTGA
- a CDS encoding respiratory chain complex I subunit 1 family protein yields the protein MFDWKLILEAIGMIIYATFVGFIFMGIERKAMARIQRRIGPPIYQPIIDTLKLLGKKESVSHGFIYDFGPIFALGASITALLFLPIANFQLFSSNADLIVVAYLLEVPMLGIMLGAMSSGNPYSAVGVQRGLLTMVAMQLPYGLALIALIQYYGSFKLSDIVALQSLHGWSILVPALLIAMVVFDIVFQAMLGLEPFDIITAPAEISMGPMVEYGGKHAALLFTQHAVQLFAETAFFAILFLGGASNLLELLVKQIAVLFIAIFIASIYPRFTIDQAAKFFWKWPTILGIIAVLLTM from the coding sequence ATGTTCGACTGGAAGCTGATCCTCGAGGCTATAGGCATGATAATCTACGCGACCTTCGTGGGCTTCATCTTCATGGGTATCGAGAGGAAGGCCATGGCGAGGATACAGAGGAGGATCGGGCCACCGATCTACCAGCCCATAATAGACACGCTTAAGCTTCTCGGCAAGAAGGAAAGCGTCAGCCACGGCTTCATCTACGACTTTGGGCCGATATTCGCCCTTGGGGCTAGCATAACGGCTTTACTCTTCCTTCCGATAGCCAACTTCCAGCTCTTCAGCAGCAACGCCGATTTAATCGTCGTTGCCTACCTCCTCGAGGTGCCGATGCTGGGAATAATGCTCGGTGCCATGAGCTCTGGAAACCCCTACTCTGCCGTCGGTGTCCAGCGTGGCCTGCTCACGATGGTGGCCATGCAGTTACCGTACGGCCTCGCGCTGATAGCGCTGATCCAGTACTACGGCAGCTTCAAGCTCAGCGACATCGTCGCCCTCCAGAGCCTTCACGGCTGGAGCATTCTCGTCCCGGCTCTCCTGATAGCGATGGTGGTCTTCGACATAGTCTTCCAGGCGATGCTCGGCCTCGAGCCCTTCGACATAATCACAGCTCCCGCGGAAATCTCGATGGGTCCGATGGTCGAGTACGGTGGAAAACACGCCGCTTTGCTCTTCACACAGCACGCGGTTCAGCTGTTTGCGGAGACTGCCTTCTTCGCGATACTGTTCCTCGGCGGGGCCAGTAACCTGCTCGAGCTCCTCGTGAAGCAGATAGCGGTGCTCTTCATCGCGATATTCATAGCCAGCATCTACCCGCGCTTCACCATCGACCAGGCCGCGAAGTTCTTCTGGAAGTGGCCGACGATACTGGGAATAATAGCCGTGTTGCTGACGATGTGA
- a CDS encoding NADH-quinone oxidoreductase subunit D, producing the protein MANLEVPKELREEARKHDMYLTPIAKDTYELFFGPQHMATENFSIILKMDGNRVEKAIVNPGFLHRGFEKLAEQRPYFTNIALLLRICVPESDVPENIYSMAVDEIIGWEVPERAIWIRTTVLEMARVSAWMFWIMGFGNEIGLYTAGQWAAAYRERFMRLFEELTGGRVYHIYTVPGGVRRDIPGDKWLRQLRDTVEYVKSKLKDFDEILFDNYITFERTEGVGVMDKKFALKHAVTGPNLRAVGVPYDVRKDDPYYLYPELDFEVPVLKEGDSLARVLVRRYELEQDLYILEQLLDMGPPSGPYMVKDPKLKNLPRFKVPAGDAYAHVESTKGDFGAYVVSDGSHKPYRVHIRGPSQSHGVTVLEELLKGARLADVPVILKTLDNCPPDIDR; encoded by the coding sequence ATGGCGAATTTGGAGGTTCCAAAGGAGCTTAGGGAGGAAGCGAGAAAGCACGACATGTATCTAACACCCATAGCGAAGGACACCTACGAGTTGTTCTTCGGTCCGCAGCACATGGCCACCGAGAACTTCAGCATAATCCTCAAGATGGACGGCAACAGGGTTGAAAAGGCCATAGTCAACCCCGGATTCCTTCACAGAGGTTTCGAGAAGCTCGCCGAGCAGAGGCCCTACTTCACCAACATCGCCCTACTGCTTAGAATCTGTGTTCCCGAGAGCGACGTGCCCGAGAACATCTACTCTATGGCTGTCGATGAAATCATCGGCTGGGAGGTTCCCGAGAGGGCGATATGGATTAGAACGACCGTTCTCGAGATGGCGAGGGTTTCAGCCTGGATGTTCTGGATAATGGGCTTTGGAAACGAGATAGGCCTCTACACAGCGGGTCAGTGGGCGGCCGCCTACCGTGAGAGGTTCATGCGCCTCTTCGAGGAGCTCACCGGCGGGAGGGTTTACCACATCTACACCGTTCCCGGAGGAGTCAGGAGGGACATACCGGGTGACAAGTGGCTGAGGCAGTTGAGGGACACCGTTGAATACGTTAAATCCAAGCTCAAGGACTTCGATGAGATACTCTTTGACAACTACATAACCTTCGAGAGGACTGAGGGCGTTGGCGTTATGGACAAGAAGTTCGCCCTCAAGCACGCCGTCACGGGTCCGAATCTTAGAGCTGTCGGCGTTCCCTACGACGTCAGGAAGGACGACCCCTATTACCTCTACCCCGAGCTCGACTTCGAGGTGCCCGTTCTCAAGGAAGGCGACAGCCTCGCGAGGGTTCTCGTCAGGAGGTACGAGCTGGAGCAGGACCTCTACATACTGGAGCAGCTCCTCGACATGGGGCCGCCGAGCGGGCCCTACATGGTAAAGGACCCCAAGCTCAAGAACCTGCCGAGGTTCAAGGTTCCGGCAGGAGACGCCTACGCCCACGTCGAGAGCACAAAGGGCGACTTCGGAGCCTACGTCGTCAGCGACGGAAGCCACAAGCCCTACCGCGTCCACATACGCGGACCGAGCCAGAGCCATGGGGTTACTGTGCTTGAGGAGCTCCTCAAGGGAGCCCGCCTCGCCGACGTGCCGGTCATATTGAAGACCCTTGACAACTGTCCGCCCGACATAGACAGGTGA
- a CDS encoding NADH-quinone oxidoreductase subunit B family protein — protein MSENDGFISYELQEFKLFEPLFRWARKKSLWIVAFCTGCGGIEMPPLFTARYDLERFGMMPNPAPRMADLFLITGYVTPKTLKRIIITYEMMQDPKYVLAHGSCPINGGVYWDSYNVVKQLDKYIPIDVAIAGCMPRPEAVMDGIREIMRKIETGEADGWKRYRENYEWYRKNQDELFGEGWREKDAKRWLAWL, from the coding sequence ATGAGCGAGAACGATGGTTTCATAAGCTATGAACTTCAGGAGTTCAAGCTATTCGAGCCCCTGTTCAGGTGGGCGAGAAAGAAGAGCCTCTGGATAGTGGCGTTCTGTACGGGCTGCGGCGGTATAGAGATGCCGCCCCTCTTTACAGCTCGCTACGACCTCGAGAGGTTCGGTATGATGCCCAACCCCGCCCCGAGGATGGCCGACCTGTTCCTGATTACGGGCTACGTCACTCCAAAAACGCTGAAGAGGATCATCATAACCTACGAGATGATGCAGGATCCCAAGTACGTCTTAGCTCATGGCTCCTGCCCGATCAACGGCGGCGTCTACTGGGACTCCTACAACGTCGTCAAACAGCTCGACAAGTACATCCCGATCGATGTGGCGATAGCCGGCTGCATGCCGAGGCCCGAGGCGGTGATGGACGGTATCAGGGAGATAATGAGGAAGATAGAGACCGGGGAAGCCGACGGCTGGAAGAGGTATAGAGAGAACTACGAGTGGTACAGGAAGAACCAGGACGAGCTCTTTGGAGAGGGATGGCGTGAGAAGGACGCCAAGAGGTGGTTGGCATGGCTGTGA